Proteins encoded within one genomic window of Spirochaeta cellobiosiphila DSM 17781:
- a CDS encoding acyl-CoA dehydratase activase: protein MSKNKLYIGLDVGSTTVKAVVMEPDTESILYHNYLRHHAHQRNSVNVLLKEIKEAFPNESFQMAICGSGGRDIADDLGVFFIQEVVSNALAVREKHQNTSVAVELGGQDAKIIYFHHDEATGKLIASDMRMNGSCAGGTGAFIDEVAKILQVPVEEFEQHASQGKDVYDISGRCGVFAKTDIQPLLNQGVSKADIALSTFHAIAKQTIGGLAQGLEIHPPVLFVGGPLTFNPTLIRVFKERLGLEEDEVLIPVNPEVFMAFGSALSMKSLFIDQEQTFDIQKGIDTLANPVKREKTSDNFEAIPFFDNQKELDTFVEQNQLPQITPPDLKAGDTLQVYVGIDGGSTTSKFIFMTPDEEVVDAFYSSNKGEPLKVVKEALLQKQQYYADRGVTLEVLGLGTTGYGEGLFAKAFGADYHTVETVAHAEAALKHVPEASFVLDIGGQDMKAITISEGVVTGITLNEACSAGCGSFLENFASNLGIPLSDIENKAFESKSPSRLGSRCTVFMNSSIITEQKNGKSPSDIVAGLCKSIIENVFTKVIRINNFDLLGNTIVVQGGTFKNRAVLRALEMYTNKRVVRAPYPGEMGAIGIALLTKQRQQGRPSTFIGFDNLHEFGFTQKSGIICNYCSNNCSRTLITFPSGEIFVTGNRCERGEVIGDSAEDKQKVKDLAKKLRKTTNLDEYRRRLLFKDYEIKQLSQPKDITLGIPRVLEFWSSMPFWNAFLRSLGFKIQLSAPSSMKRFEEGLPTIPSDTVCFPAKLVHGHILDLIDKKVDRIFFPMMNRMAPEVKNVQSEHVCAVVKGYPLVIRENLEPQTKYGVTFDTPLFHWLDDRTRLLQLQDYFSQTFGLKKEDIAAAVTIGQKALDTFHEELVLQGQEVLASLEGSNDFAVLMAGRPYHTDNLINHDLANQFRNMGIPVLTIDSLPGIWEKELNVTRAELTNNFHVRMMAAAKYAATHPNLEYVQIVSFGCGHDAVITDEITRLLKDGGDKDPLVLKMDESDVAGPLAIRVKSFVESIRTKRKKVGPPTPKAFKDPYEVKFHKEDVKEKVILVPNVSEAFGILISSVIRKQGYRVESMPLAGDNALRLGKKYVHNDMCFPAQINIGEFLDYIEKSDYSPDEVVLGLAKDQCDCRLAHYATAARRALDEAGYPQVPIITTDRDTKNMHPGFNLNPLFDYNMAWGLVMMDNLEDLRHKIRPYEKTAGQTDKVFIEQVKIISSALEKKGVRGALKAFRKSIGILEKVPHDRSEPYPKVFIIGEYLLNYHPASNYNIEYYLEKNGMEVIMPRMIDIFRREFVKQKAEAHNYHVKYPVMDWMMVNISDKMIQFVNDKIDKICRQESEIITPYTDLYEIARLSDPLVDRIFTSGEGWLIPGEISHHAQHGVSSFVIMQPFGCLPNHITGRGIVKSLKKKFPDSQILSLDFDPDTSFANIENRLQMLVMGAKERVQEEKKKQIEKEGIEV, encoded by the coding sequence ATGAGTAAAAACAAGCTGTACATAGGTTTAGATGTAGGTTCTACAACAGTTAAAGCGGTTGTCATGGAGCCAGATACAGAATCTATCCTATACCATAACTATCTGCGTCATCATGCCCATCAAAGGAATTCTGTAAATGTCTTATTAAAGGAAATAAAAGAAGCTTTCCCTAACGAGTCCTTTCAAATGGCTATCTGCGGCTCTGGTGGGCGGGATATTGCTGATGATCTGGGTGTATTCTTTATCCAGGAAGTTGTATCCAATGCTCTGGCTGTAAGAGAAAAACATCAGAACACCAGTGTAGCTGTGGAGCTGGGGGGACAGGACGCAAAGATCATTTATTTTCACCATGATGAGGCCACTGGTAAACTCATTGCCTCTGATATGAGAATGAATGGTTCCTGTGCTGGGGGAACTGGTGCTTTTATTGATGAGGTCGCTAAAATCCTTCAGGTCCCTGTAGAAGAGTTCGAACAACATGCCTCTCAGGGGAAAGATGTCTATGATATATCCGGTCGATGTGGGGTTTTTGCTAAAACAGATATTCAACCCCTCTTAAATCAAGGGGTGTCTAAAGCTGATATTGCTTTATCCACATTCCATGCTATAGCTAAGCAGACCATTGGTGGTCTAGCTCAGGGATTGGAGATTCATCCTCCTGTTCTCTTTGTTGGGGGGCCTTTAACTTTTAACCCCACCCTTATTCGGGTATTCAAAGAGCGTTTAGGCTTAGAAGAGGATGAAGTTCTTATTCCTGTTAATCCGGAAGTCTTTATGGCTTTTGGTTCTGCCTTGAGTATGAAGAGTCTCTTTATCGATCAAGAACAAACCTTTGATATACAGAAAGGGATAGATACCCTGGCCAATCCTGTTAAAAGGGAAAAGACAAGTGATAACTTTGAGGCCATACCTTTCTTTGATAATCAAAAAGAATTGGATACCTTTGTTGAGCAGAATCAACTTCCTCAAATCACTCCTCCTGATCTAAAGGCAGGAGATACACTACAAGTCTATGTCGGTATTGACGGCGGATCTACCACTAGTAAGTTCATCTTTATGACTCCTGATGAAGAAGTGGTAGATGCTTTTTATTCTTCTAACAAAGGGGAACCTCTAAAAGTAGTCAAAGAGGCTCTTCTTCAAAAGCAGCAGTATTATGCTGATAGGGGAGTCACTTTAGAAGTCCTCGGCCTTGGAACAACAGGTTATGGAGAAGGATTATTCGCTAAAGCCTTTGGTGCGGATTACCATACCGTTGAGACTGTTGCCCATGCAGAAGCCGCTTTGAAACATGTCCCGGAAGCTTCTTTTGTTCTGGATATCGGTGGGCAGGATATGAAAGCCATTACCATATCTGAAGGGGTTGTTACGGGTATCACTCTTAATGAAGCCTGTTCTGCAGGTTGTGGTTCCTTTCTGGAAAACTTTGCCAGTAATTTAGGTATTCCTTTAAGTGATATTGAGAACAAGGCTTTTGAGTCCAAGAGTCCCAGCCGTTTGGGATCCCGATGTACGGTCTTTATGAACTCCAGTATCATTACGGAACAGAAAAACGGGAAAAGCCCTTCTGATATCGTAGCCGGGTTATGTAAGTCCATTATTGAGAATGTTTTCACCAAGGTTATTCGAATCAATAACTTTGATCTTCTTGGCAACACTATTGTGGTCCAGGGAGGAACTTTTAAAAACAGAGCTGTTCTGAGAGCCCTTGAAATGTACACCAACAAAAGAGTTGTACGTGCTCCCTATCCGGGGGAAATGGGAGCCATTGGTATTGCTCTTTTGACAAAGCAAAGACAACAAGGCCGGCCTTCCACCTTTATCGGCTTTGATAATCTACATGAGTTCGGTTTCACCCAGAAGAGCGGGATTATTTGTAACTACTGTTCTAATAACTGTTCCCGAACATTGATTACTTTTCCATCAGGGGAGATTTTTGTAACTGGTAATCGCTGTGAAAGGGGAGAAGTGATTGGCGATTCTGCAGAAGATAAGCAAAAGGTTAAGGACTTAGCCAAGAAGCTTCGTAAAACAACAAACCTTGATGAGTATCGACGCCGTCTGTTATTCAAAGATTATGAGATCAAACAGCTTAGTCAGCCTAAGGACATTACCCTTGGTATTCCCAGGGTTCTTGAATTCTGGTCCAGTATGCCCTTCTGGAATGCTTTCCTCAGGTCCCTTGGATTTAAGATTCAACTATCAGCCCCTTCCAGTATGAAGCGTTTCGAAGAGGGCCTTCCTACTATACCTTCGGATACTGTGTGCTTCCCGGCTAAGTTAGTGCATGGTCATATTCTTGATCTTATTGATAAGAAGGTTGACCGTATTTTCTTCCCTATGATGAACCGTATGGCACCGGAAGTGAAGAATGTTCAAAGTGAACATGTCTGTGCCGTTGTTAAGGGGTATCCTCTTGTGATTAGAGAGAATCTGGAACCTCAGACCAAATATGGAGTAACCTTTGACACGCCTCTGTTCCACTGGCTCGATGATAGAACCCGTCTCTTACAATTACAAGACTATTTCTCCCAGACTTTCGGTTTAAAGAAAGAGGATATTGCTGCTGCTGTAACTATTGGCCAAAAGGCCCTGGATACGTTCCATGAAGAGCTGGTTCTCCAGGGACAGGAAGTTCTGGCTTCCCTGGAAGGTTCAAATGACTTCGCTGTTCTTATGGCAGGTCGTCCTTACCATACGGATAATCTTATTAACCATGATTTGGCTAATCAGTTCCGTAATATGGGGATTCCCGTACTAACCATCGATAGCCTTCCGGGCATCTGGGAAAAGGAATTAAATGTTACAAGAGCCGAATTAACCAATAACTTCCATGTGAGAATGATGGCCGCTGCTAAGTATGCGGCTACCCATCCTAATCTGGAATATGTTCAGATCGTAAGCTTTGGCTGTGGTCATGATGCGGTTATCACCGATGAGATTACCCGTCTTCTCAAAGATGGAGGGGATAAGGATCCTCTTGTTCTTAAGATGGACGAAAGCGATGTGGCGGGACCTCTGGCTATCAGAGTGAAATCTTTTGTAGAAAGTATTCGTACAAAACGAAAGAAAGTGGGACCTCCCACTCCCAAGGCATTTAAGGATCCTTATGAAGTTAAGTTTCATAAGGAAGATGTGAAGGAAAAGGTTATCCTTGTTCCTAATGTCTCAGAGGCTTTTGGTATCCTTATATCAAGCGTTATTAGAAAGCAGGGGTATCGGGTAGAGTCTATGCCTTTGGCAGGGGATAATGCCCTTCGTCTTGGTAAGAAATATGTGCATAATGATATGTGTTTCCCTGCCCAGATTAATATTGGGGAATTCCTGGATTATATTGAAAAGTCGGATTATTCCCCTGATGAGGTGGTTCTTGGTTTGGCAAAGGATCAATGTGACTGCCGTTTAGCCCATTATGCAACAGCCGCCCGTCGTGCTCTGGATGAAGCAGGATATCCTCAGGTTCCTATCATTACCACAGACCGTGACACTAAGAATATGCATCCAGGTTTTAATCTTAATCCTCTCTTTGACTATAACATGGCATGGGGATTAGTTATGATGGATAATCTGGAAGACCTTCGTCATAAGATCAGACCTTATGAAAAGACAGCTGGTCAGACGGATAAGGTTTTTATAGAACAAGTGAAGATTATTTCTTCCGCTTTGGAAAAGAAGGGCGTTCGCGGGGCTCTAAAGGCCTTCCGAAAGTCTATAGGCATTCTTGAAAAGGTTCCCCATGATCGAAGTGAACCTTATCCAAAGGTCTTTATCATAGGGGAGTATCTTCTCAACTACCATCCTGCCAGTAACTATAATATTGAATATTATCTGGAAAAGAATGGTATGGAAGTGATAATGCCCCGCATGATAGATATCTTCCGTCGAGAGTTTGTTAAGCAAAAAGCAGAGGCTCATAATTACCATGTGAAGTATCCTGTCATGGATTGGATGATGGTGAATATAAGTGACAAAATGATCCAGTTTGTTAACGATAAGATTGATAAGATTTGTCGTCAAGAATCGGAAATCATTACTCCTTATACGGACTTGTATGAAATAGCTCGTCTCTCAGATCCCTTGGTAGACCGTATCTTTACGTCTGGTGAAGGTTGGCTTATCCCCGGTGAGATCAGTCATCATGCCCAGCATGGGGTCAGCAGCTTTGTGATTATGCAGCCCTTTGGTTGTCTTCCTAATCACATAACAGGGCGGGGGATTGTTAAGTCTCTTAAGAAGAAGTTCCCCGACTCTCAGATTCTTAGTCTGGATTTCGATCCTGATACAAGCTTTGCCAACATTGAGAATCGTCTACAGATGTTGGTTATGGGAGCCAAAGAACGGGTTCAGGAAGAAAAGAAAAAACAGATAGAAAAGGAAGGAATTGAGGTATGA
- a CDS encoding M3 family metallopeptidase: MTLNEQITQTYLSYHTPKEEAFWESYMGLSSYVEGTLEQKEEEYLDFVNDPQWLDKIREALNHNLEDSERFVLEGWKKFFQVNRIDHPRALAITKELLPMVERLLKVRKNYKAQFVNPRTGREESYPVSKLLVLVKTDPSEEVRKASWEALRALEHQYYEAGFLEVVKKRNQMARLLGYSDYYDYKSQMYEGMSKDQIFHYLDSLKEAAIKHLSPRTAWNMAYENMGELNNLIDPFVPLETSLDVWGQSFSRMGYGFAGAQINIDLIARDEKYSNGFMHAPLPPYVGPKGWVPARINFTANALPGQAGSGLKAIETLFHEGGHAAHFANVRQKAPVFSQEFPPTSAALAESQSMFADSFITDPNWLRVYGKTLEGVSITEEQIAKIQKEKIRTLPVAMLSLMTICYAEKALYEIPEDKLSPDYVHRVIEEAEREMFGGELCFRPTFAVPHLLTADASCTYHGYVLAEIAVHQQRHYFYENLPYVVDNPAVGERLRDKLWFWGSSKGFEQLIEAVTEEPLSSQYIIDNINGKATPHRDSQRTEASVLEGNITLCHGDEVISSSTQGNGQKLSKDFSEWLKKY; encoded by the coding sequence ATGACATTAAATGAACAAATAACTCAAACCTATTTATCCTACCATACTCCCAAAGAGGAAGCTTTTTGGGAGTCCTACATGGGACTTAGTTCTTATGTAGAGGGCACACTTGAACAAAAAGAAGAGGAATACCTCGACTTTGTGAACGATCCCCAATGGTTGGATAAAATCAGGGAAGCCCTTAATCATAATTTGGAAGATAGCGAAAGATTTGTCTTGGAAGGTTGGAAGAAATTCTTTCAAGTTAATCGGATCGATCATCCCAGGGCTCTTGCTATCACAAAGGAATTACTTCCTATGGTCGAGAGGCTTCTAAAAGTACGGAAAAACTATAAGGCCCAATTCGTCAATCCTAGGACAGGCCGGGAAGAAAGCTATCCCGTTAGTAAGCTTCTCGTTCTTGTTAAAACCGATCCTAGTGAAGAAGTGAGAAAGGCTTCCTGGGAAGCTCTACGAGCATTAGAGCATCAATATTATGAGGCTGGATTCCTTGAAGTTGTGAAGAAGCGTAATCAAATGGCTCGTTTACTGGGGTACTCCGATTATTATGATTACAAGAGCCAAATGTATGAAGGAATGAGTAAAGATCAAATCTTTCATTATTTAGATTCTCTTAAGGAAGCGGCTATTAAGCATCTCAGTCCCAGGACGGCATGGAATATGGCTTACGAAAATATGGGAGAGCTCAACAACCTTATCGATCCCTTTGTTCCTTTAGAGACCTCCCTGGATGTGTGGGGACAATCTTTTAGTAGAATGGGATATGGTTTTGCCGGTGCCCAGATCAACATTGACCTTATAGCCAGGGATGAAAAATATTCTAATGGTTTTATGCATGCCCCCCTTCCTCCCTATGTGGGTCCCAAGGGATGGGTTCCTGCCCGTATTAATTTCACAGCCAATGCCTTACCAGGACAGGCTGGTTCCGGTTTAAAAGCCATAGAAACCCTCTTCCACGAAGGAGGACATGCAGCACATTTTGCTAATGTCCGTCAGAAGGCTCCTGTCTTTAGCCAGGAATTTCCCCCAACTTCGGCAGCATTAGCGGAAAGCCAATCCATGTTTGCTGACAGCTTTATTACCGATCCTAATTGGCTTCGTGTATATGGCAAGACACTAGAGGGCGTTTCTATCACAGAAGAGCAAATTGCAAAGATTCAAAAGGAAAAGATTCGTACCTTGCCTGTTGCGATGCTAAGCCTCATGACTATCTGTTACGCAGAGAAAGCCCTTTATGAAATTCCTGAGGATAAGCTAAGTCCTGACTATGTACATAGGGTAATCGAAGAGGCTGAAAGGGAAATGTTTGGAGGCGAACTATGCTTCCGACCTACCTTCGCTGTTCCCCACCTTCTTACAGCTGATGCCAGTTGTACTTATCATGGTTATGTTCTTGCGGAGATAGCTGTACATCAACAAAGGCATTATTTCTATGAGAATTTACCCTATGTAGTTGATAATCCTGCTGTTGGGGAACGTCTTAGAGATAAGCTTTGGTTCTGGGGAAGTAGTAAAGGCTTTGAACAATTGATTGAAGCCGTTACGGAAGAACCCCTTAGTTCTCAATACATCATTGATAACATCAATGGAAAAGCTACTCCTCACAGGGATTCTCAAAGGACAGAAGCTTCGGTTCTAGAGGGAAATATTACTTTGTGTCACGGGGATGAAGTGATCTCTTCTTCCACACAGGGGAATGGGCAAAAGTTATCCAAAGACTTTAGTGAATGGTTGAAAAAATATTAA
- a CDS encoding RelA/SpoT domain-containing protein, with translation MQQDFFKKFNINPLKFDQSGLKWEDLLAISTHYDTIKPDLAAVGKFAVESILKCKNVHSINYRVKDNEHLIEKIIRKTIADPCRRIRIDNYQEQITDLVGVRALHLFKEDWSAIHEFMMDSWNLAEPPKAYVRHGDSPRIIEYYKEKDCEVEEHPFGYRSVHYLIEAGLGKEKLKVEVQVRTIFEEAWGEIDHVVRYPYHKDKDMLVRLSSILNRLAGDADELGTYMRYFKTYNDQVEASHQQEIESKNQIIDSLRQQINQLTLDENQLQSLTNSLDALEGTKQNIKKPKQEYLWLDSFMDSPLFKNLSHQLEKIVQSEGFQPIEVSEEDFAIMENAQKELFQILGNPEKLNRFLSDGHVKNLMNQIEFVEPKKS, from the coding sequence ATGCAACAAGACTTTTTTAAGAAATTCAATATAAACCCACTCAAATTTGATCAAAGCGGACTAAAGTGGGAAGATCTTCTGGCTATCAGCACCCATTACGATACAATCAAACCTGATTTAGCCGCTGTGGGCAAGTTCGCCGTAGAAAGTATTCTCAAGTGTAAAAACGTTCATTCCATTAATTACAGGGTAAAGGACAATGAACATCTCATAGAGAAAATCATTCGTAAGACTATTGCTGATCCCTGTCGTCGAATTAGAATCGATAACTATCAAGAACAAATCACTGACCTTGTGGGAGTTAGAGCTTTACATTTATTTAAGGAAGATTGGAGCGCTATCCATGAGTTTATGATGGATAGTTGGAATCTTGCTGAACCTCCAAAGGCCTATGTCCGGCATGGGGATTCTCCCAGAATCATCGAGTACTATAAGGAAAAGGACTGTGAAGTAGAGGAACATCCCTTTGGGTATCGTTCTGTTCACTACCTTATTGAAGCAGGATTGGGCAAAGAAAAACTCAAGGTGGAAGTCCAGGTACGCACTATATTTGAAGAAGCTTGGGGAGAAATCGATCATGTTGTCCGCTATCCCTATCATAAGGATAAGGATATGCTCGTCCGTCTATCATCCATTCTTAATCGCTTGGCTGGTGATGCAGACGAACTGGGAACCTACATGCGTTATTTTAAAACCTACAATGATCAAGTTGAGGCTTCCCATCAACAGGAGATCGAAAGTAAAAACCAAATCATTGACAGCCTTCGCCAACAGATCAATCAACTAACTTTGGATGAAAATCAACTTCAAAGCTTGACGAACAGTTTGGATGCTCTCGAAGGTACGAAGCAGAATATTAAAAAACCAAAACAGGAATATCTCTGGTTAGATTCCTTTATGGATTCGCCCCTGTTCAAGAACCTAAGCCATCAATTGGAGAAAATCGTTCAATCAGAAGGTTTCCAGCCCATTGAAGTGTCCGAGGAAGACTTTGCTATTATGGAGAATGCTCAGAAGGAATTGTTTCAGATACTGGGTAATCCAGAGAAGCTTAACCGATTTTTATCAGATGGTCATGTGAAAAACTTAATGAACCAGATTGAATTTGTGGAACCGAAAAAGTCCTAA
- a CDS encoding DUF1566 domain-containing protein translates to MRNKMVGILSLLTLTSIIVMAGCSEASAGGGGSSDGYSEENGSSDGYSEEDGSSDGYSVGDTGPAGGVIFYVAADNSAGWQYLEAAPSDIGSSVVTWDSSTPSPTTSGLSFDMGKGLENTTLIIASYNSNNLGNTTFLAKTCNNLSINGYSDWFLPSLYEMKEIYKNKSALSNLSSSGRYWVSSDYGSTEARYIDMSNGSNGLINQASAGRARAVRRF, encoded by the coding sequence TTGAGAAACAAAATGGTAGGCATATTAAGCCTTTTAACCCTGACCAGCATTATAGTCATGGCGGGATGTAGTGAAGCAAGCGCTGGAGGAGGTGGTTCTTCTGATGGATATTCCGAGGAAAATGGTTCTTCTGATGGATATTCCGAGGAAGACGGTTCTTCTGATGGATATTCCGTGGGAGATACAGGCCCAGCAGGGGGTGTTATCTTCTATGTAGCAGCGGATAATTCTGCAGGATGGCAGTATTTGGAGGCAGCCCCAAGTGATATTGGTTCATCTGTTGTTACTTGGGATTCAAGTACACCATCCCCAACAACCAGTGGGTTATCCTTTGATATGGGAAAAGGATTAGAAAATACAACATTAATCATAGCATCCTATAATTCCAATAATTTAGGAAATACAACTTTTCTAGCCAAAACTTGTAATAATCTTAGTATCAATGGTTACTCAGACTGGTTCCTACCTTCATTATATGAGATGAAAGAAATCTATAAAAACAAGTCTGCTCTTAGTAATTTATCGAGCTCTGGACGTTATTGGGTATCATCGGATTATGGTTCTACTGAGGCCCGATACATTGACATGTCAAATGGAAGCAATGGACTAATCAATCAAGCTAGCGCAGGTAGAGCCAGAGCTGTACGACGTTTTTAA
- a CDS encoding tetratricopeptide repeat protein produces MKKQLFLIYLLILGVTVYSQSHYQIQFNELIGEGRYEEGLVLLKEWEKAEPNDIEMLIGYGNYYCNVNRQENPSMGRNPEDGKYYAAYLHVIWDVDDIHKAVSYLDEALTLAPYRLDIYLGKNYMLDLIHDTDLMTESILKMLNTQKEDQPNWLWTNNKPLSSIGRTVEDVLVSSVKDRLQYMNRNPVNNKNNIQKIIDAELALYPDNIIFLNIAGNFYDDLGNRNKAINMYNRALEINPKDYIVMYNMGLVYEALGEKEMAKKYYQSALDNATNSQHKELLKKRIQGISQ; encoded by the coding sequence TTGAAAAAACAATTATTTTTGATCTATCTCTTAATCTTAGGTGTTACTGTATACAGCCAATCTCATTACCAAATACAGTTCAATGAATTAATCGGTGAAGGAAGGTATGAAGAAGGATTAGTTCTTCTCAAGGAATGGGAGAAAGCTGAGCCAAATGATATTGAAATGCTTATCGGATATGGTAATTATTATTGCAATGTTAATAGGCAAGAGAATCCTTCAATGGGGCGTAATCCTGAAGATGGTAAATACTATGCTGCCTATCTTCATGTTATATGGGATGTTGATGATATACACAAAGCTGTCAGCTATTTAGACGAAGCTCTAACCCTCGCACCTTATCGTCTCGACATCTATCTTGGTAAGAATTACATGTTGGATTTGATTCATGATACAGATTTGATGACAGAATCCATTCTGAAAATGTTGAACACACAAAAAGAAGATCAACCTAACTGGCTATGGACAAATAATAAGCCACTATCTTCTATTGGTCGAACTGTTGAGGATGTCCTCGTTTCTTCTGTAAAAGATCGGTTGCAGTATATGAATAGAAATCCTGTAAACAATAAGAACAATATACAAAAAATTATCGATGCTGAATTAGCCCTTTATCCTGATAACATAATATTCCTAAACATTGCAGGAAACTTTTATGATGATTTGGGAAACAGGAACAAAGCTATTAATATGTATAATCGTGCTCTTGAAATCAATCCAAAAGACTATATTGTGATGTACAACATGGGCTTGGTTTATGAAGCTTTGGGAGAAAAGGAAATGGCTAAAAAATATTATCAGTCTGCTTTGGATAACGCAACAAACTCTCAACATAAAGAACTATTGAAAAAAAGAATTCAAGGGATCAGTCAGTAG
- a CDS encoding TonB-dependent siderophore receptor has protein sequence MSFWRERFRLAIMVIGTLLCVVSPLMAEDSDTESEAPTIIVEGEQESNNGITNPNDMDGYVPNEVSAGAKVATPIEEIPQAISVIGEEELKDRGVQKIDEALRYTAGVVTQTYTDTDSEWFYMRGFNARETGLYLDGLQMLSFGFAVPMIDSYLTERIEVLKGPSSVLYGGSSPGGLVNSVSKRANGQRIRKLDLGGTLDPNGYVAFDMGDTFGADSPWSYRLVTKIKGGNTQVEYAYNFRGLVAPSLLYQPTDRTRVQLYGSYQYDNQNHGNGFFPYVGTVKKASYGYIPRDLYTAGDPDEDLFLNNQVLTGIEGEQVLNDHLVLHSHTRFAYLHRQEKYDFVYDTDHTDNVLNRARYNIDVFSLILESDNNALFDFNTGSISHQAMAGINYQYYNHDAAQNYAAADPLNVDNPVYTNNTDVERVEKDLFYLNKLGFYLQDQMDLGYGFLTTVNGRYDLFGIDYENRSTRDNANTLDQAFSGKAGLIYQSKWGINPYISANRFFNPQMVPAADDEALIPETGEQYEAGLKYKSDIFNTFLTTSLYQITKRDTLQKIGTKYVRNGEVRSRGWEVDAKVSPLMGLDLTAALTLQDIVIVKDKDSSIEENRPLFAPEVIASLYPKYTFQSGTFKGVGFGGGIRYQSETFADTANKLEIPGYTLYDASLHYNRDNWGLNLSVTNLLDTTYYAGEGDYIFYGEGRRVLLQSHLSF, from the coding sequence ATGTCTTTTTGGCGAGAACGTTTTCGCTTGGCTATCATGGTTATTGGCACCTTATTGTGTGTCGTAAGTCCCTTGATGGCCGAAGATTCTGACACAGAATCAGAAGCTCCCACCATCATTGTTGAGGGAGAACAGGAAAGTAATAATGGGATTACCAATCCTAATGATATGGACGGATATGTCCCTAATGAAGTAAGTGCTGGTGCAAAAGTCGCTACACCTATCGAAGAAATACCTCAAGCCATCTCTGTTATTGGAGAGGAAGAGCTTAAGGACCGGGGTGTTCAGAAGATTGATGAAGCTTTGAGATACACTGCTGGTGTTGTTACTCAGACTTATACAGATACGGATTCAGAATGGTTTTATATGAGAGGTTTCAACGCCCGAGAGACTGGTCTCTATCTGGACGGATTACAGATGCTCAGTTTTGGATTCGCCGTTCCCATGATTGATTCTTATTTGACTGAACGAATAGAGGTTCTCAAGGGGCCTTCCTCTGTTCTGTATGGTGGATCAAGTCCCGGTGGATTAGTGAATAGTGTCAGCAAAAGAGCCAATGGACAACGAATCCGTAAGCTGGATCTAGGGGGGACACTAGATCCAAATGGGTATGTTGCTTTTGATATGGGAGATACGTTTGGTGCTGATAGTCCTTGGAGTTATCGATTAGTAACAAAAATCAAAGGGGGTAACACCCAGGTTGAATATGCCTATAACTTTAGAGGTTTAGTGGCGCCCAGTCTACTATATCAACCAACTGATCGTACCCGTGTTCAGTTGTATGGTAGTTATCAATATGATAATCAGAATCATGGAAATGGATTCTTTCCTTATGTAGGAACTGTGAAGAAAGCTTCCTATGGTTATATCCCTCGCGATTTATATACCGCCGGTGATCCTGATGAAGATCTGTTTCTTAATAATCAAGTACTTACAGGTATCGAAGGAGAGCAAGTCCTCAATGATCATCTGGTGCTTCATTCTCACACAAGGTTTGCTTATCTACACAGACAGGAAAAATATGATTTTGTGTATGATACAGATCATACTGATAATGTTCTTAATCGAGCACGATATAACATTGACGTTTTTAGCCTCATTCTTGAAAGTGATAATAATGCCCTCTTTGATTTTAATACAGGAAGTATTTCTCATCAGGCAATGGCTGGCATAAATTATCAGTATTATAATCATGATGCAGCTCAAAATTACGCTGCAGCTGATCCATTGAATGTCGATAATCCCGTTTATACCAATAATACAGATGTTGAAAGAGTAGAAAAAGATTTATTCTATTTGAATAAACTTGGTTTCTATTTACAGGATCAAATGGATTTAGGTTATGGATTCTTAACGACAGTTAATGGCCGTTATGATCTTTTTGGTATTGATTATGAGAACAGAAGTACACGGGATAACGCTAATACTCTGGATCAGGCCTTTAGTGGCAAAGCTGGTTTAATATACCAAAGTAAGTGGGGTATTAATCCTTATATCAGTGCAAATAGATTCTTTAATCCACAAATGGTTCCTGCCGCTGATGATGAGGCATTAATCCCGGAAACTGGTGAACAATATGAAGCAGGATTAAAGTATAAATCTGATATTTTTAATACCTTCTTAACGACATCCCTTTATCAAATAACAAAAAGAGACACTCTTCAAAAGATCGGGACAAAATATGTCCGTAATGGTGAAGTCCGGTCTAGAGGGTGGGAAGTGGATGCTAAGGTAAGTCCGTTAATGGGCTTGGACTTAACAGCAGCACTAACTTTACAGGACATTGTGATTGTTAAAGATAAGGATTCTAGTATAGAAGAAAATCGTCCCTTATTTGCCCCTGAGGTAATAGCTTCCCTTTATCCCAAATACACTTTTCAATCGGGTACTTTTAAAGGTGTAGGATTTGGTGGTGGTATTAGATATCAAAGTGAAACTTTTGCAGATACTGCCAATAAATTAGAAATCCCTGGATACACCTTATATGATGCTTCTCTGCATTATAATAGGGATAATTGGGGACTCAATCTCTCTGTTACTAACCTATTGGATACGACCTACTATGCCGGTGAAGGTGATTATATATTCTACGGTGAAGGCCGAAGAGTCCTCCTTCAAAGTCACCTATCTTTCTAA